Proteins encoded by one window of Methanobrevibacter sp.:
- a CDS encoding ATP-dependent helicase, whose translation MIEEQTKSYSKKQIFKTLHPWVRQWFDSQFNEFTPAQKKSLIDIHKKNNILISSPTGSGKTLTAFLSIISELTTLAEKNKLEDKVYCIYISPLKALDNDIEKNLEEPLKGIEEIAGRDLGIRKAVRTGDTSQYQRQKMLKKPPHILITTPETLSILLVAPKFREKLSGVKYVIIDEIHSLAENKRGVHLSLSLERLQHLIGHYTRIGLSATVSPIEEIAKFLVGYEYGVGRNCKIVNINYLKELDMEVMCPVSDIVLADEEDTKLGMYDLLDDLIFENKTTLIFTNTRSGTERFVYNLKKMYPTHYNDENIMAHHSSLSKEVRLETENKLKEGKLKAVVSSTSLELGIDIGYIDLVVLINSPKSVARALQRIGRSGHKLHQKSKGRIIVTDRDDLVECSVLLKNAKEGKIDKISIPTNCLDVLAQHIYGMSIENPWDIDYAYDVIRKSYCYKDLTRDDYEDVLSYMAGEYPELEERYVYAKIWIDYKENTFGKRGKLARMLYSTNIGTIPDSSGVLVKCDGETVGKIEETFMERLKKGDTFVLGGRTYRFNYGKGMTINVTPASGPPTIPSWFSQQLPLAFDLAMDIQRFRAHMDVKFRYRRSKEEIMEFIHEYLYVDEFAANSIYEYFVEQFKYAQIPSTQKLLIEYYKGFGDRRFVIFHSLFGRKVNDALSRAVAYIVAQRYNINVTISISDNGFYLSSDGKIGGLESFKELNPENFEIILTKALNKTETLASRFRHCAGRSLMTLRKYKGESKSVGRQQVRGKILLKFVQDMDDDFSILKEARREALEDYMDIKNALKVIEMVSSEEMEIKTINTVIPSPFAFNLVSQGYLDVLNQNDKGEFTKRMHQAILDQIKDKLKDIY comes from the coding sequence ATGATTGAAGAACAAACCAAAAGCTATTCTAAAAAACAAATTTTCAAAACCCTGCACCCTTGGGTAAGACAATGGTTTGATTCGCAATTCAATGAATTCACACCTGCACAGAAAAAATCTCTCATTGACATCCACAAGAAAAATAATATCCTCATCTCTTCACCTACAGGTTCCGGTAAAACGTTGACTGCTTTTTTATCAATTATCAGTGAGCTTACAACTCTTGCAGAAAAAAATAAACTAGAAGACAAGGTTTACTGCATTTACATTTCGCCACTGAAAGCGTTGGATAACGATATTGAAAAGAATCTGGAAGAGCCCTTAAAAGGAATAGAAGAAATTGCAGGACGTGATTTGGGAATTAGAAAGGCCGTGAGAACAGGTGACACATCCCAATATCAAAGACAGAAAATGCTTAAAAAACCACCGCACATCCTGATTACAACACCCGAAACGTTATCAATATTGCTTGTAGCGCCGAAATTCAGAGAAAAATTGAGCGGCGTCAAATATGTCATTATAGATGAAATACACTCCTTGGCAGAAAATAAGAGGGGAGTTCATTTAAGCCTATCACTTGAAAGATTGCAACACCTAATCGGACATTATACAAGAATTGGGCTTTCAGCAACTGTCAGCCCCATTGAAGAGATTGCCAAATTTCTGGTGGGATACGAATATGGCGTTGGGCGAAACTGTAAAATAGTTAACATAAATTACCTAAAGGAGCTGGATATGGAAGTGATGTGTCCTGTAAGCGATATTGTACTGGCCGATGAGGAAGATACAAAATTGGGGATGTATGACCTGCTGGACGATTTGATTTTTGAAAACAAGACAACACTGATATTTACCAATACGCGCAGCGGGACAGAACGCTTTGTTTATAACCTAAAGAAGATGTACCCTACGCATTACAATGATGAAAACATAATGGCGCATCATTCATCCTTATCAAAGGAAGTCAGGCTAGAAACCGAAAACAAGCTAAAAGAAGGAAAATTGAAAGCTGTCGTGTCCTCCACATCATTAGAGCTTGGAATTGATATAGGATACATTGATTTGGTTGTCCTGATAAACTCTCCAAAATCCGTTGCAAGAGCGCTTCAGAGAATTGGAAGAAGCGGACACAAGCTACATCAAAAATCAAAAGGAAGGATAATTGTAACTGACCGTGACGATTTAGTTGAATGTTCTGTTTTGCTTAAAAATGCAAAAGAAGGAAAGATAGATAAAATATCAATACCTACAAACTGTTTAGACGTTCTTGCACAACATATTTACGGAATGAGCATTGAGAACCCATGGGACATTGATTACGCTTATGACGTTATTCGAAAAAGCTATTGCTATAAAGACCTCACAAGGGACGATTATGAAGATGTCTTAAGTTATATGGCTGGAGAATATCCTGAACTTGAAGAAAGATATGTTTATGCAAAAATCTGGATTGATTATAAAGAAAACACTTTTGGAAAACGAGGAAAACTAGCCAGAATGCTTTATTCAACAAACATTGGGACAATACCTGATTCATCAGGCGTTTTAGTTAAATGCGATGGAGAAACTGTTGGAAAAATAGAAGAGACATTTATGGAAAGGTTAAAAAAAGGAGATACATTCGTTTTAGGAGGTAGAACCTACAGATTTAATTACGGGAAAGGAATGACCATCAATGTAACTCCCGCAAGCGGACCTCCAACAATACCATCTTGGTTTTCACAACAATTACCCCTTGCTTTCGACCTTGCAATGGATATTCAACGATTTAGAGCCCACATGGATGTAAAATTCAGATACAGAAGAAGCAAGGAAGAAATAATGGAATTCATTCATGAATACTTATATGTCGATGAATTCGCTGCAAATTCAATTTATGAATATTTTGTAGAGCAATTCAAATATGCCCAGATCCCAAGCACTCAGAAACTGTTAATAGAATATTATAAAGGATTTGGAGATAGGCGATTTGTAATATTCCATTCATTATTTGGAAGGAAAGTTAATGATGCCCTTTCTCGTGCTGTTGCATATATTGTTGCTCAAAGATACAACATTAACGTAACGATTTCCATATCAGATAATGGATTTTATTTAAGTTCAGATGGTAAAATTGGAGGCTTAGAATCTTTTAAAGAATTGAACCCAGAGAATTTTGAAATAATCTTAACAAAAGCATTGAACAAAACAGAAACATTGGCTTCAAGATTTAGACATTGCGCAGGGCGATCTTTAATGACCCTCCGGAAATACAAAGGAGAATCCAAATCCGTTGGTCGCCAACAAGTGCGAGGAAAAATATTGCTTAAATTCGTGCAGGACATGGATGATGACTTTTCAATACTAAAAGAAGCTAGAAGAGAAGCTCTTGAAGATTATATGGATATTAAAAATGCGTTGAAAGTGATTGAAATGGTTTCATCTGAAGAAATGGAAATAAAAACTATCAACACTGTAATACCTAGTCCATTTGCATTTAATTTAGTTTCACAGGGATATTTAGATGTGCTAAATCAAAATGATAAAGGAGAATTTACAAAAAGAATGCACCAGGCAATACTTGACCAAATCAAAGACAAACTAAAAGACATATATTAA
- a CDS encoding DUF5518 domain-containing protein — protein sequence MTKRKAVFIGFILVVIIESFFAHYDFIGLLIAGFITGYIAHDGILNGFWNGAVAGAMGAIVCAILFLLLVIFGGSLIDIFGGLTGFTVTGIESIFVIIGQLIYFAIVMGITGAVGGAIASRD from the coding sequence ATGACTAAACGAAAAGCAGTTTTTATTGGTTTCATATTAGTTGTAATCATAGAATCATTTTTTGCACATTATGACTTTATAGGCCTATTAATTGCAGGATTTATTACTGGATATATTGCCCATGACGGTATATTAAATGGCTTTTGGAATGGTGCAGTTGCAGGAGCAATGGGCGCAATCGTTTGTGCAATACTATTCCTACTACTTGTAATCTTTGGAGGCAGTCTAATCGACATATTCGGAGGCCTTACCGGATTTACAGTCACAGGGATTGAAAGCATATTTGTGATAATAGGCCAGTTAATTTACTTTGCAATAGTTATGGGAATAACTGGAGCTGTTGGAGGGGCAATAGCTTCTAGAGATTAA
- a CDS encoding formate--phosphoribosylaminoimidazolecarboxamide ligase — protein sequence MGEVKKEDILDILAKYDKNEITIATLGSHTSLHILQGAKEEGFRTAIVCEKGREVPYQRFGVADEYIIVDEFKDIVNEDVQQQLRDMNAIVVPHGSFVAYAGLDNVEDKFNVPMFGNRDVLRWEAERDKERALLVEGDVRIPFKYNDPSEIDRPVMVKFPGARGGRGYFVASSTDEFDAKIEAMKARGWLDDSDVEAAHIEEYVSGCNYCIHYFYSALDDKVELMGMDTRYESSIDGFVRMPAKDQLDIDLSPSYVVTGNHPAVIRESLLPQVFDIADKLTESAKKLVAPGLNGPFCMQTLVNDNLEVICFEISARTDGGTNTFMDGSPYSYLTYGKPMSMGRRIALEIKNGIERDELEKIIT from the coding sequence ATGGGAGAAGTTAAAAAGGAAGACATTTTGGATATTTTGGCTAAATATGATAAAAATGAAATCACAATAGCCACTCTCGGAAGTCACACTTCTTTACATATTTTACAAGGTGCTAAAGAAGAAGGGTTTAGAACAGCTATTGTTTGTGAAAAAGGTCGTGAGGTCCCTTATCAACGTTTTGGCGTAGCCGATGAATACATTATCGTTGATGAATTTAAGGACATTGTTAACGAGGATGTTCAACAACAACTTAGAGACATGAATGCAATCGTTGTTCCTCACGGGTCTTTTGTTGCATATGCTGGACTCGATAACGTTGAAGACAAATTCAATGTTCCGATGTTCGGTAACAGGGATGTACTTAGATGGGAAGCTGAAAGAGATAAAGAAAGAGCGCTTCTTGTGGAAGGGGATGTAAGGATACCATTCAAATACAATGATCCTTCAGAAATTGACAGGCCGGTAATGGTCAAGTTCCCTGGTGCAAGAGGTGGAAGAGGTTACTTTGTAGCATCATCTACTGATGAATTCGATGCGAAAATCGAAGCCATGAAAGCACGTGGATGGTTAGACGACAGTGATGTGGAAGCAGCACACATTGAAGAATATGTTTCTGGTTGTAACTATTGTATACACTATTTCTACTCTGCACTTGACGATAAGGTTGAATTAATGGGTATGGACACAAGATATGAATCCAGTATTGATGGATTTGTAAGAATGCCTGCTAAAGATCAATTAGACATTGATTTAAGCCCGTCTTATGTTGTCACTGGTAATCACCCTGCTGTAATTCGTGAATCTTTACTCCCACAGGTATTCGATATTGCTGATAAATTAACAGAAAGTGCTAAAAAATTAGTTGCTCCTGGATTAAACGGACCATTCTGTATGCAAACTTTAGTAAACGATAATCTGGAAGTAATTTGTTTTGAAATCAGTGCAAGAACTGACGGTGGTACAAACACATTCATGGATGGTTCTCCTTACTCCTACTTAACTTATGGCAAACCAATGAGTATGGGTAGAAGAATTGCACTTGAAATTAAAAATGGTATAGAAAGAGATGAATTAGAAAAAATAATAACATGA
- a CDS encoding metallophosphoesterase: MLIGLISDTHIPDRAKQLPLNVLDAFKDVDLILHAGDLTSTDVIDQLEQIAPVMAVQGNMDRVNGIDLPKAKVLEAEGLKIGLVHGEVYPRADTQQLVYLAKQLDADILVSGHSHQPKIEKIDGVLLINPGSPIVPRLADRTVMLLEIDNMEVDVEIVKIGSPVCSALDFDQYKRD, encoded by the coding sequence ATGTTAATCGGTTTAATTTCAGACACACATATTCCGGATAGAGCGAAACAATTACCTCTAAATGTACTTGATGCATTTAAGGATGTTGATTTAATATTGCATGCTGGGGATTTGACTTCAACTGATGTTATTGACCAACTAGAACAAATTGCTCCAGTAATGGCAGTTCAAGGAAATATGGATAGAGTTAATGGCATTGACTTGCCTAAAGCCAAAGTACTTGAGGCTGAAGGGTTGAAAATTGGGCTTGTCCACGGAGAAGTCTATCCAAGAGCGGATACACAACAATTAGTGTATTTAGCCAAACAGCTTGATGCAGATATTTTAGTCAGCGGCCATTCACATCAACCCAAAATAGAAAAAATAGACGGAGTGTTATTGATTAATCCGGGAAGCCCTATTGTACCAAGACTTGCGGACAGGACTGTGATGCTTCTTGAAATAGACAATATGGAAGTTGATGTGGAAATCGTTAAAATTGGCTCACCAGTATGTAGCGCACTTGATTTTGACCAATACAAGAGGGATTGA
- a CDS encoding RlmE family RNA methyltransferase, whose translation MGSKWQMEKHKDPYYKKAKKEDYRSRASYKLKQLDKKFKIIKQGNTVVDLGAAPGGWSQVALEKVGEEGIVVGVDLNRFKKFHEENYYGIRGDFTTPEVQEKIMDIIGGKAKVVMSDASPSLCGIKNIDQLRSIDLINVVIEIAENILEEKGNLVMKVFQGPEYKPMLDSLKGKFRQVKTTKPASSRKKSSEMYVVGLGYKPKKNRKEKKN comes from the coding sequence ATGGGAAGCAAATGGCAAATGGAAAAACACAAAGACCCCTATTACAAAAAAGCTAAAAAAGAGGATTATCGTTCAAGAGCATCATATAAACTCAAGCAACTTGATAAAAAATTCAAAATAATCAAACAGGGAAATACCGTTGTGGACCTTGGAGCTGCTCCCGGAGGCTGGTCACAGGTAGCTTTAGAGAAAGTAGGTGAAGAAGGAATTGTCGTTGGAGTCGATTTGAATAGATTCAAAAAATTCCATGAAGAAAATTATTATGGAATTAGAGGGGATTTCACAACACCGGAAGTGCAGGAAAAAATCATGGACATCATTGGCGGAAAAGCAAAGGTAGTAATGTCAGATGCCTCACCGTCCCTTTGCGGTATCAAAAACATTGACCAATTGAGATCCATTGATTTAATAAATGTAGTGATTGAAATAGCTGAAAACATCTTAGAAGAAAAGGGAAATTTAGTCATGAAAGTATTCCAGGGCCCCGAATACAAACCGATGCTGGACTCTCTTAAAGGAAAATTCAGACAAGTGAAAACAACAAAACCGGCATCATCACGTAAAAAAAGCTCTGAAATGTATGTTGTGGGACTCGGATACAAACCTAAAAAAAATAGAAAAGAAAAGAAGAATTAA
- the mcm gene encoding minichromosome maintenance protein MCM — protein MNSTAKSQTSIIKFEEFFATSYKDDVFEILETYPDERSLTVDYSALEMFDPDLADLLIEKPEEVIEAAQIAIKNIDPLVKDADINIRFENLTNVIPLKTLLSKYIGTFVAADGIVRKTDEIRPRIETGVFECRGCMRLHEVEQSSGNRIIEPSLCGECGGRSFRLLQEESKYIDTQTARMQEPLENLSGGTEPKQMLMVLEDDLVDRLNPGDKVRITGTLKTFREERSGKFKNYIYVNHIEPLEQEFEELQLSEEDEEKIIELSQDPHIYDKIIKSTAPSIRGYRDVKEAIALQLFGGAAKQLADETRLRGDIHILIVGDPGIGKSQMLKYVSKLAPRSIYTSGKGTTGAGLTAAAVRDELGGWSLEAGALVLGDQGNVCVDELDKMRAEDRSALHEALEQQTVSIAKAGIMATLNSRCSVLAAANPKFGRFDRFKVLAEQIDLPSPILSRFDLIFVVEDKPSVEGDSKLAEHILKIHQSNTVDYEIEPELLRKYIAYARKNVNPVLTDEANEVLREFYVSTRNSNREEQAPVPITARQLEAIIRLAEASAKIKLKETVDKEDAEKAVRLQLACLKEVGVDPETGEMDIEVMEGRTSTSKREKMQRVMEEIALLEEEYGNQAPLNVLISNMADKYDMSEERVQEFVRNLNQKGLIYIPANGYLKRA, from the coding sequence ATGAATTCTACTGCTAAATCTCAAACATCAATTATAAAATTCGAAGAATTTTTTGCAACATCATATAAAGATGATGTATTCGAAATACTAGAAACATATCCCGATGAACGCTCACTCACTGTAGATTATAGTGCTTTAGAAATGTTTGATCCTGACCTGGCGGATTTGTTAATAGAAAAGCCAGAAGAAGTTATTGAAGCTGCACAAATAGCCATAAAAAATATCGACCCCCTTGTAAAAGATGCCGACATCAACATCCGTTTTGAAAACTTAACAAATGTGATTCCATTAAAAACATTGTTAAGCAAATATATCGGAACATTTGTTGCTGCTGACGGTATTGTAAGGAAAACTGATGAAATAAGGCCACGTATTGAAACCGGTGTGTTTGAATGTAGAGGATGTATGAGATTGCATGAGGTCGAACAAAGTTCAGGCAATAGAATTATTGAACCTTCCTTATGTGGCGAATGTGGTGGAAGATCATTCAGATTACTTCAAGAGGAATCAAAATACATTGATACCCAAACAGCAAGAATGCAAGAACCTTTAGAAAATTTATCTGGAGGAACCGAACCAAAACAAATGTTAATGGTTTTAGAAGATGATTTAGTAGATAGATTAAATCCTGGAGACAAAGTAAGAATAACAGGAACATTGAAAACATTTAGAGAAGAAAGAAGCGGTAAATTTAAAAATTACATTTACGTCAATCATATTGAACCATTAGAACAAGAATTTGAAGAATTGCAACTATCTGAAGAAGATGAAGAAAAGATTATTGAATTATCACAAGACCCCCACATTTATGACAAAATCATCAAATCAACTGCACCCTCAATTAGAGGATATAGGGATGTGAAAGAAGCCATTGCACTGCAACTCTTTGGAGGAGCTGCAAAACAGCTTGCTGATGAAACCAGACTCAGAGGAGACATTCACATTCTTATCGTAGGGGACCCAGGTATCGGTAAATCCCAAATGTTGAAGTATGTTTCAAAATTAGCTCCAAGAAGTATTTACACAAGTGGTAAAGGTACAACCGGAGCAGGATTAACTGCCGCTGCGGTAAGAGATGAACTGGGAGGATGGTCTCTTGAAGCAGGTGCATTAGTACTTGGAGACCAAGGTAATGTATGTGTCGACGAGCTTGACAAAATGAGAGCGGAAGACAGGTCTGCACTTCACGAAGCATTAGAACAGCAAACTGTAAGTATTGCAAAAGCCGGAATTATGGCAACTTTAAATTCTAGATGTTCTGTTCTTGCGGCTGCAAACCCAAAATTCGGAAGATTTGATAGGTTTAAAGTACTTGCAGAACAAATTGATTTGCCTTCACCAATTCTTTCTCGTTTTGATTTAATATTCGTTGTAGAAGATAAACCTAGTGTTGAAGGAGATTCAAAATTAGCAGAACATATCCTAAAAATACACCAGTCAAACACTGTTGATTATGAAATTGAACCAGAATTGCTTAGAAAATATATTGCATATGCCCGTAAAAATGTAAATCCTGTTTTAACGGATGAAGCTAATGAAGTCTTAAGAGAGTTTTATGTAAGCACAAGAAACAGCAACAGAGAAGAACAGGCTCCCGTTCCGATTACAGCAAGACAACTCGAAGCTATTATTCGTTTAGCAGAAGCGAGCGCTAAAATTAAACTCAAAGAAACTGTCGATAAAGAAGACGCTGAAAAAGCTGTAAGGTTACAATTAGCATGTTTAAAAGAAGTGGGAGTGGATCCTGAAACTGGAGAAATGGACATAGAAGTCATGGAAGGAAGAACCTCCACATCCAAAAGAGAAAAAATGCAAAGGGTCATGGAAGAAATTGCCCTTCTTGAAGAGGAATACGGTAATCAAGCCCCACTCAATGTTTTAATCTCAAACATGGCAGACAAATATGATATGAGTGAAGAAAGAGTTCAGGAGTTTGTCAGAAACTTAAACCAAAAAGGATTAATTTACATTCCTGCTAACGGATATCTTAAACGCGCTTAA
- a CDS encoding translation initiation factor IF-2 subunit beta produces MDKYEDLLERAIDQLPPEVFEHKRFKIPKAYSDIQGNRTFIKNFKDVAEGLNRDPQHLLKFLMRELGTAGNIEGQRAILQGKFTHYLINERIEDYVDKYVICHECNRPDTRIIREGRIFLLKCAACGATAPLKSL; encoded by the coding sequence ATGGATAAATATGAAGATTTATTAGAAAGAGCGATAGACCAATTACCTCCTGAAGTATTTGAACACAAAAGATTCAAAATTCCTAAAGCTTACTCAGATATCCAAGGTAATAGAACCTTTATCAAAAACTTTAAAGATGTTGCAGAAGGTTTAAACAGAGACCCACAACATTTATTAAAATTCTTAATGAGAGAATTAGGTACTGCAGGAAACATTGAAGGTCAAAGAGCAATATTGCAAGGTAAATTTACACACTACCTAATTAACGAAAGAATTGAAGACTATGTAGACAAATACGTAATTTGTCATGAATGTAACCGTCCAGATACTAGAATTATAAGAGAAGGTAGGATATTCTTACTTAAATGTGCTGCATGCGGTGCAACAGCACCTTTAAAATCATTATAA
- a CDS encoding 60S ribosomal export protein NMD3 has translation MFCPECGSTDKEMVGDICIDCFLKDFQMIELPKRIEIQICSHCNSKLEEGKWSEENIPEEEIIYRALERNIKIADEVSNEIINLEIDQIKGTIASCYVEVVGEVHGMQIEETHECEVKLQKTVCPTCSKMQSGYYETVIQFRADNREIKPEEYAKADEIVERTLIKQSKSDKLAYCPQIAKLKEGYDYYIGSFKSGKKVAENLKEEFGGIIKESPRLISEDKSTGKGLYRIWISVRIPEFELNDFIKYENKIIQIHSISKNSFVGIDISTNKKHNIPMKNLEDIKLVKKSDEIETTTIISKSPNMMQILDPVDYSAVDLEMKEEFADYNIGDEINLIRIDNYIYLLN, from the coding sequence ATGTTTTGTCCAGAGTGTGGAAGTACCGATAAGGAAATGGTCGGCGACATTTGCATTGACTGCTTTTTAAAAGATTTTCAAATGATTGAACTTCCAAAACGCATTGAAATTCAAATATGTAGCCATTGCAACAGCAAACTTGAAGAGGGAAAATGGTCAGAAGAAAACATTCCTGAAGAAGAGATTATCTACAGAGCACTCGAGAGAAATATAAAAATTGCTGATGAAGTTTCAAATGAAATAATAAATTTAGAAATTGACCAAATTAAAGGAACAATAGCCAGCTGTTATGTTGAAGTTGTTGGAGAAGTTCATGGCATGCAAATTGAAGAAACCCATGAATGTGAGGTTAAACTTCAAAAAACAGTTTGTCCAACTTGCAGCAAAATGCAATCAGGTTATTATGAGACTGTAATTCAATTTAGAGCAGATAATAGAGAAATAAAGCCAGAAGAATATGCTAAAGCGGATGAAATAGTTGAAAGAACATTAATAAAACAGTCAAAATCGGACAAACTTGCATATTGTCCTCAAATAGCTAAATTAAAAGAGGGATATGACTATTATATCGGTTCTTTTAAATCAGGAAAAAAAGTAGCTGAAAATTTAAAGGAAGAATTTGGAGGAATAATAAAGGAATCCCCAAGATTAATTAGTGAAGACAAATCTACCGGAAAAGGACTTTACAGAATTTGGATTTCAGTTAGAATTCCCGAATTTGAACTCAATGACTTCATCAAATACGAAAATAAAATAATTCAAATACATAGCATTAGTAAAAATAGCTTCGTTGGGATTGACATTTCTACAAATAAAAAACATAACATCCCTATGAAGAACCTAGAAGACATTAAACTTGTTAAAAAATCAGACGAGATAGAGACAACAACAATCATCTCAAAATCTCCAAACATGATGCAAATCTTAGACCCTGTCGATTACTCTGCAGTCGATTTGGAAATGAAAGAAGAATTTGCAGATTACAATATTGGAGACGAAATCAATCTTATCAGAATTGATAATTACATTTATTTATTGAATTAA
- a CDS encoding tyrosine--tRNA ligase, producing MSIEEKIQLIKEGTLEIIDEEGLKDVLAKEQPVAYTGYEPSGKIHLGHAVTVQKLKQLQKLGFKIKILLADYHAFLNGKGTVEEIAETAEYNKKCFQALGLDETTEYVLGSSFQLEGDYTDKVYQLATLTTLKRARRSMDQVSRADDNPKVASVIYPIMQTVDMAALDVDIALGGMEQRKIQMLARENLERIGENVPVCIHTPLLHGLDGDAKMSSSKGNYIAVDDSVKVITKKINKSFCPQGEIEGNPMIEIAETFVFPNQDTLLIKRPEKFGGDIELTHDELIKDFSEGNLHPMDLKNGIKDFLIEFFAPVREYMEGN from the coding sequence ATGAGTATTGAAGAAAAGATTCAATTAATCAAAGAAGGAACCTTAGAAATTATAGATGAAGAAGGATTAAAAGACGTTTTGGCTAAAGAACAACCTGTAGCTTATACTGGTTATGAACCTTCTGGAAAAATCCATTTAGGGCATGCAGTAACCGTGCAAAAATTAAAACAGCTCCAAAAATTAGGCTTTAAAATTAAAATCCTTCTTGCAGATTATCACGCATTTTTAAATGGAAAAGGAACTGTTGAAGAAATAGCGGAAACCGCAGAATACAATAAAAAATGTTTCCAAGCATTAGGTCTTGATGAAACAACAGAATATGTTTTAGGTTCATCTTTTCAATTAGAAGGAGATTACACTGATAAGGTTTATCAATTAGCTACCTTAACTACTTTAAAAAGAGCAAGAAGAAGTATGGATCAGGTAAGTCGTGCAGACGACAATCCGAAAGTGGCTAGCGTAATTTATCCAATTATGCAGACCGTTGATATGGCTGCATTGGATGTGGACATTGCCCTTGGAGGAATGGAACAGAGAAAAATCCAAATGTTGGCAAGAGAAAACTTGGAGAGAATTGGAGAAAACGTGCCTGTGTGTATCCACACCCCATTGTTGCATGGTCTTGACGGCGATGCCAAAATGTCCTCAAGTAAAGGAAACTATATTGCAGTGGATGATTCTGTTAAGGTAATCACCAAAAAAATCAACAAAAGTTTCTGTCCGCAGGGAGAAATTGAAGGAAACCCGATGATCGAAATTGCAGAAACATTCGTTTTCCCAAATCAAGATACTTTACTTATCAAAAGACCTGAAAAATTCGGTGGTGACATCGAATTGACACATGATGAATTAATTAAAGACTTTAGTGAAGGAAATTTACACCCAATGGATTTGAAAAATGGAATAAAAGACTTCTTAATTGAATTCTTTGCTCCTGTAAGAGAATACATGGAGGGAAATTAA